aactgaatgtctttccacaggtgatgcaggaaagagtttgtgctgtcagtcgctgttttgatgtagaggccgtttctccatcacaacatgaatcaccgctctcatctgaaacaaacacaagagtCATAAAGAGTGAAAATAAGGGAGTGAATTTAGTTTCTGTATCATTTTCTATATTTATACAGCAGCAGAATAGAGCGGACAGTATTTTAACTGTGTTAAATATGATCATATTCATACAGAGTTAGAAAAAGAGTGACAACTGCATCTTAAAACCACAATAAATACCTTAAATATTCAACCAAATGTTGAGAGCAAGTTTtcacgctcgcttgaggtggtttcttttttttccaaaataaacAGTTCATGCTAATAATGGGAAATGGAAAGGCATATGTTGAATAAATTCTAATGTAGCGAACATTAAACCTGTGAGACTAAGCCTTGTTTCTATTTCTGTTGGTGACTAGTACCAATAACACTGTGATCCGCATTACAAACTTGACAGAAAGACACCGattttgcatacatttttctttctatTATTATCACGTTtagatggaaacccggctactgACCGCACAGCACCACAAAAAAAATCTCTGAGAAACTACAGTGTTTCACTAATTAAGAGAAGCCTAGTATATGTGACATGAGTTACATGAAGACAACTAGGGTTGCCAACCGTCCCCGTATTAGCTGGGACGTCCCGTATATTGAGCCTGCCTGATTTGTCCCGTACGTGACTTCCCATGTCCCGTTTATTGACTGCTCCGCGGATTGAAGCAACAGCAGCAGTGGTGGTGGTGATCAAGACACTTGCGAATGATATTACTGACACCTGTCATCTGATcacagaaataaagcatttaaagagaacacataacttcctggaaataactgaaggctccatgaatcacgtgacgctccggcgttttggacttccgttggcacaactctctctctcagtggctCTGGCGCAGTGTTAACAAACTTTTGACAGAAAAGAATAGCAACATGAATGTAGTTTGTCTGTAGGACATATGCACATAGTTTGTTAGCCAGACGGACGCGTAGTCtactattttattaatttatgtctgaaaatagaaaatgtataaatgagaacggctttattgtGCATTTAATTGTgccaaaatgttaaaatactatacagtactgtatgtaaccATTTAGAGAGTAAACGCAAATACGAAGCAATGACGTCTTGCCTATGCTAATTAGCACTGCTGCACAATCAAATTTTGTCCCGTATTTCATAGTAACAAAGTTGACAGAAACTCACGTGACACTGAAATACTgtgaaaaataacaacaacaaaagaaacaCACCTGAAGGAataaaatcatcatcatcatcatcatgattGTCATCTTCGTCAGTGTAAAGCTCCTCTGCTGTGGGTTCTATGTCCATCATGTTCCCGCTGTCTTCATCAGTCTGTTCTTCCTCTGATTTgggttctgtttttatctccaGCTTCCTGTCATTCACCATTTCACCTGAAGGAACAAAACCATCAtgattctcatcttcatcagtctGTTCTTCCTTCACTGTGAGTTCTGTTTTCATCTCCATCAgtgtgacagaacacatgttgagtggtctggtgttcaggatctgctgttctccagcgttacagacagaatccagagactctgtggaggtttgatcaCGAAATACACACAAAGCACGTGAAAATCAGAGTGATGTGAACACGCAGCgcttgatgtttgactttctttctttctttagtgggtttatcggcggactgaagagctgcagagcgactcctgctggactggagacaCAACACACTCAACATTAGATTCATGACGATCATTTCAGTCATTCTTTGATTGTTTTAATGTAGGGGCGCTTTAGTCGAGGTTAAATATCTGCGCACTTTAGTCGCTTTACATAAACTCcaaaaaatgtacacagatGCACGTAAAGTACGTTATCGAGGAGTATAACAATTCTGACCAGAACTGGCCCTTTGTGGCaaatgttatatatttaaaCTATGTTTGCAAAAAGTACCACTATTATGTATGAAAATATATGCTGGTCATTTCTAGCCAGGTTTCTAATACAATGTGTATCAACATCAACTAATGtgggattttcattttttcgaaaataaaacaatagttaaagggatagttcgcccaaaaaaattaaattctgtcatcatttactcaacctcaagttatttcaaacctaaataaatttctttgttctgctgaacacgaaggaatatatttggaagaatgtcagtaaccaaacagatcttatcacccattgactcccaaagtattaattttccctactatggcagttgGGGGGGGGGGCGGTAGTGAGATCTTTGACATTCGTCCATATATCTTCCTTGttttttattagtattatttttaCACACCAAAAAATGTCTTGCAGTTTCAAGGACATTTGTTAATAACATCTTCATGAATCTAGTGTTCCGTGTCTTTCCAGCAGACACAGTACAAGAGGTATTTTCTTGGGGAAtcatattggttttaatgggaactgtaatggtgtctactggtatgtgatggattttaTCGGTGTGATGTTACCGATGTGAACCAATAGAACACCAAAACATCTTATTAGAATAATGCccaagtagtgttgtcacgataccaattTTTTGAGTTCGATACAATACCTAAGAAACGTATTTCGATACCAATACTAAATTGATACCATGCAAAAAGAACATACaggaagtaattaaataaaaaatgatgaaacgtaacataattctgttattttattttttactcttaCAACTTACACTGTGTTCTTGCCTTGCTTTTTGAGCATATCTTCCcccttatttaaaaataacacgTCACCACACAGACCTCCATACTGTATGAGTGTCAGGTGTCAATCTATGATACAGTGCTAAACGTGTACCTGTCTCAGTGTTTGCTGTCTGCTAAGGTGAAAcgagaaaagaaaatgtttaaacttaaattaatctACATAAATACTAGCTAAGACCTTAAAGCATGGTTCAATTTATTCACTTCAATACATtacaaatcattaaaaacattacacaatgcgttctgacatgaactaacaataaatctccatttacagcatttattaatttgtttatgtaaCTTAATACAAATCTagttgtttattcatattagttcattgataaatgttaacaaattcaactgttaatattttaaattgactacccattattagttcatgttagctaactaATTTTTAGAAATGGAACCTAGTTGTAAAGCGTTATCAATAATGTTGGCCTGTCACAAAATAAATCCTAAAGCATTATTCAGGCTATTGTTATCATTCACATACGCTACCTGTCACTTTTAAAGTTCTTTAAACGGGTCGGGATGTCTGTTGGTGAAATGCTTCGCCAAGCTGATCATGTTGGCTCTTTTGGTCCCCAGATTTTGCATAGACGTCTGCACTTTGCCGCACGCCTCGACTCGGCTATAATGCCCCTTTGCGCATCTGCTTCACTGACAAGTCGTGAACAGACGGAAAAGGCACTTATGTTTGTCGCCATGACTTTCATTTCGTCGTCACCCCGAAATCTGCAGCGCAAATACGAGGAAAGAAAGTTGTGCGCGTCCACTGACTGAAGAGAGCGCTGAGagcacacgcgcgcgcacataCGGCTGGACGCATTTCAGGATGTTTTCTCTGAAACGCGCGCCTCATTAAAGTACCGGCaccaaataaatgagaaattggTACCGTTTTAACAGAAGGGTATCGCGGTACTTTCTAGTACCGGTGTATCGTGCAACACTATGCCCAAGTACAAAAAACTAttatgtaatggttttaatggaaaaagctcaagctcataatggtattttaattgaaaccattagaatttctgttatggtttgaattgtttttcagcaggggctttaaaggcgcagttcttaattaacagcggccactagcgttgtattatagatttgcaacgaattgctcagtccaaacacgacggtggccaccatagtacaaaaagatgtcgttctcatgttgacgcagggaagagattttgcgggcattagagagacggtagaaagagctatgacttatgtattacataaaacaaaaggtctgtggattttaagtttaaaaagaaggataaaagtcaggcaggagctaggacctgtgttaatattataaagactttacagcagagacgcgttaagacccgcggtactgaggcttttagcagatatactcgcagatactttccagcagagagacgtcggagagaaagatcgtctaaaaatcacccccgaggaggttgctttgattcggatcagtatgtgagtaacatactaacataccaagatatgttgttgttgtaatattagctgtgtgacggagcagttttgagcgtcattgatgatctggaaccgctttaatattgtactcgtccagatactggagagagagagcgcgttttactctcttactcgatgatgaataaactttcagttaatccgcgggtcacatgcgttccgcaccggagagcacgatccgtacagatcacggatcttcccgcgatccttttcaccacgataccgcagcggagaggaaacgcgcgttttGTAGAgatgtttgtccgtttagggctgctgtacaaaacatggcggcgaattcaatgtatgtaggcccgctctgtatgtagatataaacagcttattctaaggtattagaaacataatggttcattacataaggtatttatacacctctgaagaaatagttttgtatattatattgcatttctgtcaatagatcctcctaaaaacccagtattgttcctttaacgcTGTCCTCCCTGCTGAAACAAAACCCATAGAAACCCAACAGAAAcgatcacagaaattctaatgatTTGCATTATAATACCCCAAtcgctttttccattaaaacccttacaaaattaatttttgtagtgtgttttgggcattattccaataggatttaacatcccaccaatagaatccatcacataccaggagaaaccattatagtttccattataACCAATACAAATctctttaaaaccattacaacttctttaatggtttctattgattttttcagcagggaaataGTGTCAAAAAATAAGcagcatttttttacaatgtactTTCCTAACTCAGAGAGACTTGTGTATTCTCCAAAAAGAAGAAAGTATGTTTGCGACACAATAAGTTGACAAACACAGAGCAAATGATACCTTTCAAGCAAAGTCTCTTCCCCtcacattttattaaagaatacaCAGTTCACGAGTTCGTCTGCCCATTcagtcttaacagtaaagtagCGATAAGATACGAGAGGCCGTGCTATActgtgaacacaaaatatgcTCATCTTAACTGCAAACTGTTATAAGCACAAGAcgttaataataatgatgttgTATCTAATAAACATACAACACAAAACAgattcattttaattcataCATGAGAAAAGACATGAAGAGAATAACAGAATCATTTAAATTAGCACACAGTACACAGAAGAAAACTGCGAGGGGAATTATTCCAGGTTATAGATGTTATGATGATTCCAGTGCCGTTTGTTCTTCAGCATGTTTCTTCTGATGAGTCTTAAAACTTGCTAAATAAGCAAATCTCTCTCCACAGATGAAGCAgtgataaggtttctctccagtgtgaactctctcatgGATTCTCAAGCTACCTGAATAAAGAAAcgtcttgtcacactgagaaCACTTGAAGGGTCTTTCACCTGTGTGAAGTCTCTGGTGATTCAGTAGAGTAGTTTGTTGAGtgaaactcttcccacaaacactgcagtgatgaggtttctctccagtgtgaactctcttgTGTCTCTCTAAATGGCGATGACGATTaaaactcttcccacaaacactgcagtcaTAAGGTCGTTCTCCAGTGTGGATTCTCAGATGAACTTTAAAAGTACTATGATCAGTAAAGCTCTTTCCACAGTGAGAGCAGaggtaaggtttctctccagtgtgaattctctcaTGACGTACCAAGTAcgattttttaacaaaacttttatcacagtgtgaacactgatagaGTTTCTCCTCAGAATGTGTTGTTTGGTGTGACTTTAGATCAGTTCGTTCTTCAGCATGTTTCTTCTGATGAATCTTAAAACCTCCTAAATAAGTGAATCTCTCACCACAGATGGAGCAgtgataaggtttctctccagtgtgaactctctcatgGGTTCTCAAGACATCTGCATAAGCAAAcgtcttgtcacactgagaacatttaTAAAGTCTTTCACCTGTGTGAATTCTCTTGTGATTTAGTAGAGTAGTTTGCTCAGTGAAACGTTTCCCACAAACATTACAGAGATGAGGTctttctccagtgtgagtttTCTTGTGTCTCTCTAAATGGTGATGACGATTaaaactcttcccacaaacactgcactgataaggtctttctccagtgtgaattctcttgTGTCTCTCTAAATGGCGATGACGATTaaaactcttcccacaaacactgcagtcataaggtttttctccagtgtggatTCTCTGATGAACCCTAAAAGTACTTTGATCAGTAAATCTCTTCCCACAGTCAGAGCAGaggtaaggtttctctccagtgtgaattctctcaTGACATATCAGCTGAGATTTCTGATGGAAGTgtttatcacagtgtgaacactgatagaGTTTCTCCTCAGAGTGAGTTCTCTGGTGTACCTTCAGACCATGTGACTGTCTAAAGgtttttccacattcactgcactCATACGGTCTCTCATCGGTGTGTGAACGCATGTGTTTCTTCAGATGAGGTTTGTGGTTGAATCTCTTGTCACAGTGAGGACACTTGTGGGGTTTTTCTCTcgtgtgaattctctgatgagTAACAAGATTTCCTTTGGTTCtgaaatatttgtcacattgactgcagtggaaaggtttttctccagtgtgtgaCCTCATGTGAATGTTCAGACTAGAAGACGAGAAAAAGTTCTTCCCACACTGCTgacagtgaaagtgtttctggtctctgtgctcttgtgaatgaagtttcttctcttgtaaggtaggaaagctgatgtcacatctggtgcaggtgaagagtttctgttctgtgtgttttctctcatgtgtctctaaacgtctctgtgaactgaatgtctttccacaggtgatgcaggaaagagtttgtgctgtcagtcgctgttttgatgtagaggccgtttctccatcacaacatgaatcaccgctctcatctgaaacaaacacaagagtCATAAAGAGTGAATTTAGTTTCTGTATCATTTTCTATATTCACACAGCAGCAGAATACAGCTGTCAGTctttataatgtgttaaatatgATCATATTCATACAGAGTTAGAAACAGAATGACAACTGCATCTTAAAACCACAATAAATACCTTAAATATTCAATCAAATGTTGAGAGCATTTTTTTAATCAGAAGATTGACTGCACTGAACATATTAACCGATACACATTAAACTCATCAGACTATAAGCCTCATTTAAATTTCTGTTGGTCACTAGGTTCCCAATAACACTGTGATCCGCATTACAAAATTGAAAGAAAGAGACCAattttgcatacatttttctttcaatTATTGTGAACTTTGAAAAGATTGGCATCATGTTtagatggaaacccggctactgaccagtagtgttgctttcgtcaacgaacctttatcacgtgacgaaaacaAGACGAGATGTAacatgtgcacagtttaacattcaacacgagtgatggtcgaggatttatctgtgctgcactgtatgaggacatggacacatgaacttcatctccagagttgctctgaaagtttattttacgagcgtttactgtttgagggaagctatctgcaaacacaaacactccagcgtcttcccaaagacacgtcaaaataaaagtcccgtaaaattgaacactcagacgaaaaatactttagtgaactatagtatttgctattgaaaattgtagtgcccttgtagtaaattgataaacactgtatactatagtaaagttcaaaaacacgataatatctaagaattttactgcagtttactatagtaaatactatagtatactacagtaatttatgtggacaaatataccactattgtatagtaaaaaaggaaaaacacacaaattagaaaaattaaaacaaatttaggtagtgTAAaaagggatgcaccgaatgttcggccaccgaatatattctgccgaaaatagcaaaaaacgcatgttcggtattcggccgaatatgtgaaatggccgaataaattttaccgaacatgactcgagaaacgatcaactagcaaccagcgcagagagagagagagagagagagagagagacgtgcgctttattaatgccgcaaacattttggcagtgtgtgtgtggagcattttaaggtgtcagagaaagacacagctcgg
This sequence is a window from Triplophysa rosa linkage group LG4, Trosa_1v2, whole genome shotgun sequence. Protein-coding genes within it:
- the LOC130552898 gene encoding zinc finger protein 658B-like codes for the protein MLHLVLFSSRDKDESGDSCCDGETASTSKQRLTAQTLSCITCGKTFSSQRRLETHERKHTEQKLFTCTRCDISFPTLQEKKLHSQEHRDQKHFHCQQCGKNFFSSSSLNIHMRSHTGEKPFHCSQCDKYFRTKGNLVTHQRIHTREKPHKCPHCDKRFNHKPHLKKHMRSHTDERPYECSECGKTFRQSHGLKVHQRTHSEEKLYQCSHCDKHFHQKSQLICHERIHTGEKPYLCSDCGKRFTDQSTFRVHQRIHTGEKPYDCSVCGKSFNRHRHLERHKRIHTGERPYQCSVCGKSFNRHHHLERHKKTHTGERPHLCNVCGKRFTEQTTLLNHKRIHTGERLYKCSQCDKTFAYADVLRTHERVHTGEKPYHCSICGERFTYLGGFKIHQKKHAEERTDLKSHQTTHSEEKLYQCSHCDKSFVKKSYLVRHERIHTGEKPYLCSHCGKSFTDHSTFKVHLRIHTGERPYDCSVCGKSFNRHRHLERHKRVHTGEKPHHCSVCGKSFTQQTTLLNHQRLHTGERPFKCSQCDKTFLYSGSLRIHERVHTGEKPYHCFICGERFAYLASFKTHQKKHAEEQTALESS